A genome region from Chlorobaculum tepidum TLS includes the following:
- a CDS encoding FecCD family ABC transporter permease, with amino-acid sequence MSNVAELRAPAHPWPSLVPKSGMILFMLILLVLLFMLDIALGSVSIPLKSVVAILFGSDQEPVAWQKIVTTIRLPKAITAVIAGAALSASGLQMQTLFRNPLAGPSVLGISAGASLGVAMVMLVSGSAANAFAIRQLGLGGSWLIVIASSLGAAAVLLVVLAIAVKIKDNVVLLIVGIMVGNITVSLISIWQYFSEPEQIQDYLIWTFGSLGGVLGNQLWVLGIVVGAGLLVSFAASKPLNVMLLGENYAKSLGMSTFSIRITVIAATSLLAGSVTGFCGPIGFIGIAVPHLTRSILNTSDHRFLMPSSCLVGAILMLVCDIIAQMPGNQTTLPINVVTALIGSPVVIWVIIRQRNLKSSFA; translated from the coding sequence ATGAGTAACGTTGCGGAACTTCGTGCCCCGGCCCATCCCTGGCCTTCGCTCGTGCCGAAAAGCGGCATGATCCTCTTTATGCTGATCCTGCTTGTGCTGCTCTTCATGCTCGACATTGCGCTCGGCTCGGTGTCGATTCCCCTGAAAAGCGTCGTGGCGATTCTGTTCGGAAGCGATCAGGAGCCTGTAGCCTGGCAGAAGATCGTGACGACGATCCGCCTGCCCAAGGCGATCACCGCGGTGATTGCCGGTGCTGCGCTCTCGGCGAGCGGCTTGCAGATGCAGACGCTCTTTCGCAATCCGCTGGCAGGCCCCTCGGTGCTTGGAATATCCGCCGGTGCGAGTCTCGGCGTCGCCATGGTGATGCTTGTGTCCGGATCGGCAGCCAATGCCTTCGCCATACGGCAACTGGGGCTGGGAGGGAGCTGGTTGATCGTGATTGCTTCATCGCTGGGAGCGGCAGCGGTGCTGCTGGTTGTGCTTGCCATCGCGGTCAAGATCAAGGATAACGTCGTGCTGCTGATTGTCGGCATCATGGTCGGCAATATTACGGTCTCTTTGATAAGCATCTGGCAGTATTTCAGTGAACCCGAGCAGATACAGGACTACCTTATCTGGACATTCGGCAGTCTCGGCGGTGTTCTGGGCAATCAGCTCTGGGTGCTCGGCATCGTTGTCGGGGCGGGGCTTCTCGTTTCATTCGCCGCATCGAAGCCGCTCAACGTGATGCTGCTTGGCGAAAATTACGCGAAAAGCCTCGGCATGAGCACCTTCTCTATCCGGATTACGGTGATTGCCGCCACCAGCCTGCTGGCCGGAAGCGTGACCGGCTTTTGCGGTCCCATCGGCTTCATCGGCATCGCCGTGCCCCACCTGACCCGTTCGATTCTCAACACCTCCGATCACCGTTTTCTCATGCCGAGTTCATGCCTGGTCGGGGCGATTCTGATGCTGGTCTGCGACATCATCGCGCAGATGCCGGGCAACCAGACAACCTTGCCGATCAATGTCGTGACGGCGCTTATCGGTTCGCCGGTGGTGATCTGGGTGATCATTCGGCAGAGAAACCTCAAATCGTCATTTGCATGA
- a CDS encoding radical SAM/SPASM domain-containing protein, whose protein sequence is MNNHRISSLMLVVTTACNLDCAYCYEGGGNGQGEMMDLDTALRALDLVAASNQPFHVQLTGGEPLLAGELVFRILEYIRNNNLPATTAIQTNGVLLDHQTARRLHSFGTAVGVSVDGLPAIQEQLRGQGAATWKALAMLDSERVPFSVTTVLSSRNTRDLSTLGMALHSMPAASAIGLDLLVQKGSAAAKIGVQPPDAVTIRSGVTRLLATLDVLNAQRSRPLILRERQTVLKALGRDEARPYCQACTGSSLAVTPRGELYPCTQTLGDARFHLGTLDHPRLSGTALPDGRLPKREECAGCGLQGRCPGDCPSRLHYNGADGAGLVCALYRTICDYCLYKGEIPS, encoded by the coding sequence TTGAACAATCACCGGATTTCATCGCTCATGCTCGTCGTCACCACAGCATGTAATCTCGATTGCGCCTATTGCTACGAAGGCGGCGGCAACGGTCAGGGAGAGATGATGGATCTCGATACGGCTCTGCGTGCGCTCGATCTGGTGGCCGCATCGAACCAGCCCTTCCATGTGCAGCTGACCGGCGGCGAGCCGCTGCTTGCCGGAGAGCTTGTTTTCAGAATTCTGGAGTATATCAGAAACAACAATCTGCCCGCTACTACCGCCATCCAGACCAACGGCGTGCTGCTCGACCATCAGACCGCCCGCCGTTTGCACTCGTTTGGCACCGCTGTCGGGGTCAGCGTCGATGGACTGCCCGCCATTCAGGAGCAGCTTCGTGGCCAGGGCGCTGCAACCTGGAAAGCCCTCGCCATGCTCGACAGCGAGCGGGTGCCGTTTTCAGTCACGACGGTTTTGTCGTCGCGCAATACCCGCGACTTATCAACGCTCGGCATGGCGCTGCATTCGATGCCGGCGGCCTCGGCTATCGGCCTGGATCTGCTGGTGCAAAAAGGCTCTGCGGCGGCGAAAATTGGCGTGCAGCCACCGGATGCCGTCACGATCCGCAGCGGCGTCACCCGCCTGCTCGCCACGCTCGATGTGCTGAATGCGCAGCGGAGCCGTCCTCTCATTTTGCGCGAACGGCAGACGGTGCTCAAGGCGCTCGGTCGCGATGAAGCTCGTCCCTACTGCCAGGCCTGCACCGGTTCGAGCCTCGCCGTCACGCCGCGCGGTGAACTCTATCCCTGCACCCAAACGCTCGGTGATGCCCGCTTCCACCTCGGTACGCTCGATCATCCCCGTCTCTCCGGCACGGCGCTGCCCGACGGGCGGTTGCCGAAGCGCGAGGAGTGTGCCGGATGCGGGCTTCAGGGGCGTTGCCCTGGCGACTGTCCGTCGCGTTTGCACTACAACGGCGCTGACGGGGCCGGTCTGGTCTGCGCTCTCTATCGAACCATCTGCGACTATTGTCTGTACAAAGGAGAGATACCATCATGA
- a CDS encoding TIM barrel protein: MNWLLNISTHGSDLEIAGPEWSEAVSLLRRTGMDGFELYPAGAYDCTAIPKEIVGGVHLRFFVMLRQIWQNDREGLLRMFGSEQTVRHYYSGVNREAVISCYRSQLELAARFNVPYVVFHPVHYELEYVFNWQPPWGWRETVDLSTEIINEVVRDTPYDGWILFENLWWPGNFRLDSTDEIDRLLSKVRWPKCGIVLDTAHILNKNQELRTEEEAIAFLLRQVERLGDYRQLIKAVHLSKSLSGEAAKAGFANADPFCGAHDFWQRFSIALRHVRDLDRHEPFSHSMLGELFDLIEPDNVVFELAFSSLDEWIGKIEQQQRALQRFFPECRIKENLY; this comes from the coding sequence GTGAACTGGCTGCTCAACATCAGTACCCACGGTTCTGATCTGGAGATTGCCGGGCCGGAGTGGAGCGAAGCGGTCTCGCTGCTCCGGCGCACCGGCATGGACGGCTTCGAGCTGTACCCGGCTGGCGCGTACGACTGCACGGCGATTCCGAAAGAGATTGTCGGCGGAGTGCACCTGCGCTTTTTCGTCATGCTCCGCCAGATATGGCAGAACGACCGGGAGGGGTTGCTCCGCATGTTCGGCAGCGAACAGACCGTGCGCCACTACTACAGCGGCGTGAATCGCGAAGCCGTGATCTCGTGCTACCGTTCACAGCTCGAACTGGCGGCCCGTTTCAATGTTCCCTATGTCGTCTTCCATCCCGTTCACTACGAGCTGGAGTATGTTTTCAACTGGCAGCCACCCTGGGGCTGGCGGGAGACTGTCGATCTCTCGACGGAGATTATCAACGAGGTGGTGCGCGACACTCCGTACGATGGCTGGATTCTGTTCGAGAACCTCTGGTGGCCGGGCAACTTCCGGCTCGACAGCACGGATGAGATCGACCGCCTGCTCTCGAAAGTCCGGTGGCCGAAGTGCGGCATCGTGCTCGATACCGCCCATATTCTGAACAAGAATCAGGAGTTGCGAACTGAAGAAGAGGCGATTGCTTTTCTCTTGCGGCAAGTCGAGCGGCTCGGCGACTACCGCCAGCTCATCAAGGCGGTGCATCTCAGCAAGAGTCTGTCGGGCGAAGCGGCCAAGGCCGGATTTGCCAACGCCGATCCCTTTTGCGGCGCTCACGATTTCTGGCAGCGCTTCTCCATCGCTCTCCGCCATGTACGCGATCTGGATCGTCACGAGCCTTTTTCGCACTCCATGCTTGGCGAGCTGTTCGATCTCATCGAGCCGGACAACGTCGTGTTCGAACTTGCCTTCAGCTCCCTTGACGAGTGGATTGGCAAGATCGAACAACAGCAGCGGGCGTTACAACGCTTTTTTCCTGAATGCCGAATCAAGGAGAATTTGTATTGA
- a CDS encoding adenosylcobinamide amidohydrolase — protein sequence MKLGVFGNAEVHRNGKMISVRFLAPHRVVSTCRVHGGLRDDLDGVFNHQSCEPAGHMRKDMKTIVAEPERYHQRLCQRYGVSELSASLGTAANMNHAAIATRSFRDLSVTAICTGGVEGNAGRAGDPASVWEGETGFEPLDKKGEELPGTINMMLLINRELSHGAMVRSIVTATEAKSAVLQELAVSSRYSEGLATGTGTDQIAVACALGGSRPLTSAGKHSKLGELIAQAVINALRDTLSRQNSLTPQSQRSVYEHIRRFGVSKEEVMEMVAERLSPDESEVFRKNFGGLDRDSMTVAAACALVHLYDKHAWGLLPDSCMGEIFVMQGALFAAAVSHRQERIATYAEQLEAVGWGAGREALLSLITTAWALGYADKWND from the coding sequence ATGAAGTTAGGAGTTTTTGGCAATGCGGAAGTCCATCGCAACGGCAAGATGATTTCGGTGCGTTTTCTCGCGCCGCACCGGGTTGTTTCGACCTGCCGGGTGCATGGCGGCCTGCGCGATGACCTCGACGGTGTGTTCAACCACCAGTCGTGCGAACCGGCAGGGCACATGCGCAAAGATATGAAAACCATTGTTGCTGAACCGGAGCGCTACCATCAGAGGTTGTGCCAACGGTATGGGGTTTCGGAGCTGAGCGCATCGCTCGGTACGGCGGCCAACATGAACCACGCGGCCATCGCCACACGCTCGTTCCGCGATCTTTCGGTAACGGCAATCTGCACCGGGGGCGTGGAGGGCAACGCGGGACGTGCGGGCGACCCCGCCTCGGTCTGGGAGGGCGAGACGGGGTTCGAGCCGCTGGACAAAAAGGGCGAAGAGCTGCCGGGCACGATCAACATGATGCTGCTCATCAACCGCGAACTGAGCCACGGTGCGATGGTGCGCAGCATCGTGACCGCGACCGAGGCCAAGAGCGCCGTATTGCAGGAGCTTGCGGTCTCGTCGCGCTACTCCGAGGGGCTGGCCACCGGCACCGGCACCGACCAGATCGCGGTGGCCTGCGCGCTGGGTGGATCGCGTCCGCTCACTAGCGCGGGCAAGCACTCCAAGCTCGGCGAACTGATCGCACAAGCGGTGATCAATGCGCTGCGTGACACGCTTTCCCGCCAGAACTCCCTGACTCCGCAGAGCCAGCGCTCGGTCTATGAGCATATCCGGCGGTTTGGTGTAAGCAAAGAGGAGGTGATGGAGATGGTTGCCGAGCGTTTGTCGCCGGATGAGAGCGAGGTGTTCAGGAAGAATTTCGGAGGCCTCGACCGCGACTCCATGACGGTGGCCGCGGCGTGCGCGCTGGTGCATCTGTACGACAAGCACGCCTGGGGTCTCTTGCCCGACTCCTGCATGGGCGAGATTTTCGTCATGCAGGGTGCGCTCTTCGCTGCGGCGGTTTCGCACCGGCAAGAGCGGATCGCAACGTACGCCGAACAGCTCGAAGCGGTCGGTTGGGGCGCTGGCCGGGAGGCACTGCTTTCACTTATCACAACCGCATGGGCGCTGGGGTACGCCGACAAATGGAACGACTGA
- a CDS encoding ABC transporter ATP-binding protein produces MSDSMIQTRNLAIGYQLRQREFIAWRKPSHPASTVVAGSINLDIASGELVCLLGPNGSGKSTLMRTLAGVQQPLSGSVLLKGRDMAGLHPKEIAKLLSLVLTDRVMTGNMSVYALVALGRYPYTGWMGTLSDADEELVRRAIETTGTRAFAHRHIGELSDGERQKVMIARAIAQDTPVILLDEPTAHLDLPNRLEIISLLKRLAREEGKAVVLSTHELDLALQASDRIWLMKRSGDRVCSIVSAIPESLVLEGHLEKAFSRNGFEFDQYSGSFRFRHEGSSQVGLLGDGVTAYWTRRALERAGCRVVQGASNIRHVEISGDESRNMQWRFFPGENGEPVVTGSLDELLRAVVRSSKEKEVS; encoded by the coding sequence ATGAGCGATAGCATGATACAGACTCGCAACCTTGCCATCGGCTACCAGTTGCGACAGCGGGAGTTCATCGCTTGGCGCAAACCGTCGCATCCGGCCTCGACAGTGGTGGCGGGCAGTATCAATCTCGATATCGCGTCGGGTGAGCTGGTCTGCTTGTTGGGGCCGAACGGATCGGGCAAATCGACCCTGATGCGAACGCTGGCCGGGGTGCAGCAGCCCCTTTCGGGATCGGTGCTGCTCAAGGGGCGTGACATGGCGGGGCTGCATCCCAAAGAGATAGCGAAGCTGTTGAGCCTTGTGCTGACCGACCGGGTCATGACAGGCAATATGTCGGTCTATGCGCTGGTGGCGCTTGGCCGTTACCCTTACACCGGCTGGATGGGCACGCTGAGTGACGCGGACGAGGAGCTGGTGCGACGGGCCATTGAAACCACCGGAACGCGGGCGTTCGCACACCGGCATATCGGTGAATTGAGCGATGGCGAACGCCAGAAGGTGATGATCGCGCGGGCCATCGCGCAGGATACCCCCGTGATTCTGCTCGACGAGCCGACGGCGCATCTCGACCTGCCGAACCGGCTTGAAATCATCAGTCTTTTGAAACGCCTGGCCCGTGAAGAGGGCAAAGCGGTCGTGCTCTCGACGCACGAACTCGATCTGGCCTTGCAGGCCTCAGACAGGATATGGCTGATGAAACGCTCGGGCGACCGCGTCTGTTCGATCGTGTCGGCCATCCCTGAATCCCTCGTGCTCGAAGGCCATCTTGAAAAGGCCTTTAGTCGCAACGGGTTCGAGTTCGATCAGTATTCCGGCTCATTTCGGTTCAGGCACGAAGGATCGAGCCAAGTTGGCCTTCTCGGCGATGGCGTCACGGCGTACTGGACCCGCCGAGCCCTCGAACGGGCCGGGTGTCGGGTCGTTCAGGGAGCATCGAACATCCGGCATGTTGAAATATCCGGCGACGAAAGCCGCAATATGCAGTGGCGGTTTTTTCCCGGAGAGAACGGAGAGCCGGTTGTTACCGGGAGCCTCGACGAGTTGTTGCGAGCCGTTGTCCGTTCGTCAAAAGAGAAGGAGGTTTCATGA
- a CDS encoding ABC transporter substrate-binding protein codes for MNHIKSSLRWALSLIIALLLFSIQACKPSEHAKTASGTEANEAVPLRYAKLFTMKRENGCTRIDVFAGEKNSSVPVARYLLVPRGKAVPEHDADMLVVKTPVRRLTCDNGLEVSFLDLLGASKALVGVSGKVLISHDRVHRAIDDGTLAVTGYGRSTNMETLLALKPDVTFIITSFGVDLPFRLRSYGITPGLFSAYHEEHPLGVVEWIRFMGAFLGKESLAEAIFREKEAAYLAMQQRVRKVQKRPTVIAGYMRKGTWSTMTAPRSFVTMLDHAGADYLFKELEPERGYLLSGEVAMQAGQQAAFWLNTHSQASTLQEVLTEDGRYGEFRSVREGRVYNNNGSCFRNGKTRYWDIGMTEPDQILADLVAIFHPELMPGHTLRYYRRLE; via the coding sequence ATGAATCACATCAAAAGCTCCCTGCGCTGGGCTCTCTCTCTGATTATCGCGCTGCTCTTGTTTTCCATCCAGGCGTGCAAGCCATCGGAACATGCCAAAACCGCCTCCGGGACGGAGGCGAACGAGGCTGTTCCGCTGCGGTATGCGAAGCTTTTTACGATGAAGCGGGAGAACGGATGCACGCGGATCGATGTGTTTGCCGGCGAAAAAAACAGCTCGGTTCCCGTGGCGCGCTATCTGCTGGTGCCTCGCGGCAAGGCCGTTCCGGAGCACGACGCCGACATGCTTGTTGTGAAAACGCCGGTCAGGAGGCTGACCTGCGACAACGGTCTTGAAGTGTCGTTTCTCGATCTGCTTGGCGCTTCCAAAGCGCTTGTCGGTGTATCGGGAAAGGTGCTCATCAGCCACGACCGCGTCCATCGCGCCATCGACGACGGCACTCTTGCCGTGACCGGCTACGGGCGCTCGACGAACATGGAGACGTTGCTTGCCTTGAAGCCGGACGTCACGTTCATCATCACATCGTTTGGTGTTGACCTGCCATTCCGCCTCCGTTCGTACGGCATCACTCCCGGCCTTTTTTCGGCGTATCACGAAGAGCATCCGCTGGGGGTTGTCGAGTGGATCAGGTTCATGGGGGCGTTTCTTGGCAAAGAGAGCTTGGCCGAAGCCATCTTCCGTGAAAAAGAGGCGGCCTATCTGGCGATGCAGCAAAGGGTTCGGAAAGTCCAAAAGCGTCCGACGGTCATCGCTGGTTACATGAGGAAGGGAACCTGGTCAACCATGACCGCGCCTCGCAGCTTCGTGACCATGCTCGATCATGCAGGAGCCGACTATCTCTTCAAGGAGCTGGAGCCGGAACGGGGTTATCTGTTGAGCGGAGAGGTCGCCATGCAGGCGGGCCAGCAGGCCGCGTTCTGGCTGAACACCCACTCGCAAGCCTCGACGCTCCAGGAGGTGCTGACCGAGGACGGGCGATACGGCGAATTCAGAAGCGTGCGCGAAGGGCGGGTTTACAATAACAACGGAAGCTGCTTCAGGAATGGCAAGACCAGGTACTGGGACATCGGCATGACCGAGCCTGACCAGATTCTGGCAGACCTTGTCGCCATCTTCCATCCAGAGCTGATGCCGGGCCATACACTTCGCTACTACAGGAGGCTTGAATGA
- a CDS encoding nitrilase-related carbon-nitrogen hydrolase: MERLNIALVHLAVRHGEPEHNRRELIRLNRQAAEAGARIIVNTELAVSGYSFRSPKEVAAVAEPVDGPSVQAMAEIAEAAGCYIVLGYPEIDPCTGICYNSAAVLGQDGKLVLNYRKVTAEARWACPGSHMQESLFETPWGRAAVLICSDSYYGLIPRAAALRGADLLLVPANWPGGSLDPRELWRARACENGCALVACNRTGKDRTMECYDAVSCAYGADGSVIAERSSPDSEVFHVELPLSRGKLRSSSRERFASRTPERYRSIYLDMRYANDMTSWHSLPEPAPVQVHCLHELYFEPGDVSVLDSLLHDREKAAGLVVVLPMLRVANREEAVGFLLDVARAHGAAFCAGLVDTDGVAELICCRPDGSVHRRCPERDDFVLIDLDHLRLTLLSKEECRHPEAVTALAKEGCDLAVVPETGFDEGDRAVLGSRSIEQLAIAACGRDVSFICLPPVDHYRWEEAVGEGVDGASMLIEVEKLRRKRFYDRIDVELLLARNGRSPDACRADETGKREEETP, translated from the coding sequence ATGGAACGACTGAATATCGCGCTTGTCCATCTGGCCGTCCGGCACGGCGAGCCGGAGCACAACCGCCGGGAGCTGATCCGCCTCAACCGCCAGGCGGCTGAAGCTGGCGCAAGGATTATCGTGAACACCGAGCTGGCCGTCAGCGGCTACAGCTTCCGATCGCCGAAAGAGGTCGCCGCCGTTGCCGAACCGGTTGACGGCCCATCGGTTCAGGCGATGGCAGAAATTGCCGAAGCCGCGGGTTGCTACATCGTGCTCGGTTATCCCGAAATCGATCCGTGCACCGGCATCTGCTACAACTCCGCCGCCGTGCTCGGCCAGGACGGAAAGCTGGTTCTCAATTATCGCAAGGTGACTGCTGAGGCGCGGTGGGCCTGTCCCGGCTCCCACATGCAGGAGAGCCTTTTCGAGACGCCGTGGGGCAGAGCCGCCGTGCTCATCTGCTCCGACAGTTATTACGGTCTCATTCCGAGGGCAGCTGCCCTGCGTGGAGCCGATCTTTTGCTGGTGCCAGCCAACTGGCCTGGTGGCTCACTCGATCCGAGGGAGCTCTGGCGGGCGCGAGCTTGCGAAAACGGCTGTGCGCTGGTAGCCTGCAACCGCACCGGCAAGGATCGCACGATGGAGTGTTACGACGCAGTCTCTTGCGCCTATGGCGCCGATGGCTCGGTCATTGCCGAGCGCAGCTCACCTGACTCGGAGGTGTTTCATGTTGAGCTTCCCCTTTCGCGTGGAAAGCTGCGTTCGTCGAGCCGTGAACGTTTCGCATCGAGGACGCCGGAACGGTACCGCTCGATCTATCTCGACATGCGTTATGCAAACGATATGACGAGCTGGCACAGCTTGCCCGAACCCGCTCCGGTGCAGGTGCACTGTCTGCACGAACTATACTTCGAGCCGGGCGACGTGTCGGTTCTCGACAGCCTGCTGCACGACCGCGAAAAGGCCGCGGGGCTGGTGGTGGTGCTGCCGATGCTTCGGGTTGCCAACCGTGAGGAGGCCGTCGGCTTCCTGCTGGATGTTGCACGGGCGCATGGCGCGGCGTTCTGCGCCGGGCTTGTGGATACGGACGGGGTGGCGGAGCTGATCTGCTGCCGCCCCGACGGCAGCGTGCATCGTCGGTGTCCGGAGCGTGACGACTTCGTGCTGATCGATCTCGATCATCTGCGCCTGACGCTGTTGTCCAAAGAGGAGTGCCGCCACCCGGAAGCGGTGACGGCACTCGCCAAAGAGGGGTGCGACCTGGCGGTGGTGCCCGAGACCGGATTCGACGAGGGCGACCGGGCCGTGCTCGGTTCCCGCTCTATCGAACAGCTTGCCATCGCGGCGTGCGGGCGCGACGTGTCGTTTATCTGCCTGCCGCCGGTCGATCACTACCGCTGGGAGGAGGCCGTTGGCGAGGGGGTCGATGGAGCCTCCATGCTGATCGAGGTGGAAAAGCTGCGCCGCAAGCGCTTTTACGACCGGATCGACGTTGAGCTTTTGCTTGCGCGAAACGGGCGCTCGCCAGATGCCTGCCGGGCCGATGAAACCGGAAAGCGCGAGGAGGAAACGCCGTGA